The window CCGCAAAGCGACGTCACAGAGAAGCCGAACTGCGCCGTGAGTTGCGTCAGAAAGAGCGAGAACTGGAACAGAACGGCGGCAAGCTCTGCGAGGAGTAAGCGATGCCCAACTACACCGGCATCAATCATCTGGCCATGGCCACGGGCGACATGGACGCCACCATCCGCTTCTGGCGCGACCTGCTGGGGATGCGGCTGGTGGCTGGACTGGGCCATCCCGGCTACCGCCACTATTTTCTGGAGATATCCGAACAGGACATGATCGCCTTCTTTGAATGGCCCGGGGTGGAGCCCATTGAGGAGAAGGATCATGGCGTGCCCGTGAAAGGCCCGGCCGTGTTCGACCATATCTCTTTTGGCGTAGAGAGCGACGAAGACCTGTGGGAGCTCAAGGACAAACTGGAGGCCGCCGACATCTGGTGCTCCGAAGTGGTGGACCACGGCTTCATCCACTCCGTCTACGCCTTTGATCCCAACAACATTCCCATTGAATTCAGCGCCCCGGCCAAGGACGTGGATGTCCGCAAGACCCCGGTCATGGCCGACACCTCACCCTGCGCTGAAGCCCTCAAGGGCCCCGAGCCAAGACCGGGCATGTGGCCGGAAGTTACTGAGCCGACCCCCGAAGCGGAGCGCGAGGTATACGAAGGAGAAGGGGATGTGATCCGGCAGGCCGTATTGGAGAAAACGAGAAAAGATTGATCCCGTAAGAATCATTCTAATTGCCCACTCACATCAATAAGGTAGTTATAGCGTATGGCAGTATCAATCAATTTCATCGATAAGGGCACGTATGTCATCGCCGAACCGGATGGCACCATCTCCTCACATGAGGAAATGACTGCCTACGCCAAGGATATCATCAGGGGGGCCGCACGGCTCGACCGCAAGAAAGTGCTGATCCGGGGGCAGAACATCACCATGCAACTTTCGGCATACGACACCATTGCCTTTGCCGAAACCATGGATGAAATCAGCCTCGCACTGGGCGGATATCGCATCGCTGTGGTCACAGCCGAGCAGAGTGCAAAGAGCCGTTCCATGATCGAAACCGCGCTGGTCAACCGCTCCGTCGAGTATCGGGTATGTACCAGCGAAGAGTGTGCGCTGGGCTGGCTGCGACTGGACTGATCGCGTCTCCATTTCCAAGCCAAAACACCGAGACCAAGCCCCGTAAGCTGACTGATGCCCACCCATGATCACAGTGCGGGCAGAGCGTATTTGAGAAAATGGGAACAGAGCAATTCCATGAGAAATATTCTAATTGTTTTTCGCCATCCATAAGATATTAATAGGTCATGACAGTATCAATCAATTTTACGGCTAAAAGCGCGTATGTCATCGCCGAGCCCGAGGGCAACATCTTCTCCCATGAAGAGATGACTGCCTACGCCAAAAACATCATTGCCGGTGCCGCCAAGCTCAGGCGTAAAAAAATTTTGATCCGAGGCCAAGATATCACCATCAAGCTATCCATGTATGACAGCATCGAATTTGCTAACACCATGGACAAGATCAGTTTGGCGCTGCAAGGATATCGGCTCGCAGTTATCACAGGCGAACAGAGCGCAGAAAGTCGATCCAAGATCGAAACCTCGCTGGTCAACCGCTCCATCGAGTTCAAGGTATTCTCAACCGAAAGCAGTGCCTTGCAATGGCTGTGACCGGACTTATTGCACGCTGATTTTCAAGCCAATAAAAAAGCCCGGAGTATCAACTCCGGGCTTTTCTTTTAATTGATGCTTCGGCTAGTCACCGGGAAAGAAGGCGGCCATGACATCTCTGGCCTGACGCTCTGCCTGACGACAGATCATGAACAGGTCGTCCTTGTCGAGTTTGAGCATCTCCCATGTACGGGGGTCGAATTCCGGCACGAGGGATGCGCCGCTGGCACCGATACCCAGCCCGTGGGTGATGAAATCGGCCAGATGGATAACCGAGGCTTCGGCAGGCATGGAGGCCTGCAACGGATTGTGATGATGGTGGATGAGCACTTCAAGGAAGGCCGGCAAACGCCACATCTTGAGCAGCTTTCCGCCGATATCCGCATGGGTGCAGCCCCATACTGTCCGCTCCACATCAACCAACGCCCTGCGACCCACCTTGGCGGGACGAAGCACGTCGGTGGACGCCTGCGGATGATTCTTGAGCATAATGAGACGGCCGATGTCGTGCAGCAAACCGGCCACGAAAAATTTCTCGTCGCCCTGCAACCCGGCCTTGCTCGCCAGCAGGCGGGCCACGATGCCACAGGTGACGGAGTGGAGCCAGAACTCCTTGAGAGTGAAAAACTCTTCCGGGATATCATCAAAGGCGGCAATGACCGACACGCCAAGGGCAAGGTTGGTAAGCTGGTTGGTGCCCACAATGGTCACGGCGCGGGACAGGGTGTCGATCTTGCTGGAAAAGCCATAGAACGGCGAGTTAACCATCTTGAGGAGCTTGGCGGACAGGGCCACGTCCTTGCTGATGACCTCGGCCACATAGGCGGCCGAACTGCGCGGATTCTTGAGGGCTTCGGAAATTTCGAAAAAGATGTTGGGAAGCGATGCCAGAGCGGCTTCCTGGGTGACGACGTCGTTGAGCTTGAAGCTCTCCTCCCGCGTCGGCGGCGGAGTGGTGAGGTTGAAGGTGTCGTCATGGGGGTTGGCAGCGAGCATCCAATTGGCCTGCTCCACATCGAGGTCACGGGCCTGACGCAGCACGTATACTTTGGCCATTTCCTGAACAACGGGATGTTTCAGAGGGTTGAGCACGAACCGCTGGGCCGCCATGATCTTGCAGGCATCCAGCACCTCGGGATCCAGCTCGTCAAAGGAAGTCGGGCAGTCATCGCATGCCGCATCATCACCCTGAATGGAGACCTCTGAAATACCCCAGACACGGCAGGTGCGCAGGTGGGCTTCGGTCACGACTGCGCCACGCGGCAGCAGCATGCGCCCTTCCGAGGTGGTGAGGTCTTCGGCCAGGGCCATGCCCGGCTCTATGGCTTCAATGGGTAGTTTAGGCATTTGAGTTTCCTTTGAATATACTCCTACCGGATTCATTATTTTAATCAATTATTATACGTTGGGCAACTTAATATTCCTTGCAAACGCAACGAATTGGTGAGAAATCGCCTGAAGACAACGCAAGGAGAGCCCGTGTCCCGACAAGAATGCAAACTTCTTTTTCCCGGCCAATGTCGCCGGGCTTCGTTCATCCGGCGATACAAACGCTTCACCGTGGAAGCCACGGCACTCGATGGTTCTAACCAGGGCGATCTGCTGCTGGCGCACACCAACAACACGGGTTCCATGCTCGGCCTGCTGCGTACCGGGGCTCCGGCCCTGCTCTCCCCAGCGGCCAACCCCAAGCGCAAGCTCAAGTACACCCTTGAAGCCCTTGAACTGGGCGGCGCCATGGTGGGCGTGAACACCCTCACCCCCAACCGCATGCTCAAACTGGCGTGGGAAACAGGCGCCATGCCGGAGATGGCTGGCTACGATCACTTCAAGAGTGAAGCCAAGGTCGGCGACAGTCGTCTGGATGCCTACCTCAGCGGTCCTGAGGGCGAACTGTGGGTGGAGTGCAAGAACGTCACCATGGTCGAGGATGACATCGCCTGCTTCCCGGACGCCGTGACCGAACGCGGCCAGAAGCATCTGCGCGAGCTCATGGCGCTGGCCGAGACCGGCGCGCGAGTGGCCCTCTTCTTTCTGGTGCAACGGCCTGACGGCCACTGCTTCGGCCCGGCCGATGTTATCGACCCGGTATATGCGGAGCTGTTCTACGAGGCCCTGGACAAGGGCGTGGAGGCATGGCCCTACGTGGCCCATGTAGATGCCGAGGGCATCAGGCTGGGCGAACGTCTCAAGGTGGTGCGTCCGTGACCGGTTTCATCTTTGGCGCCATCATCATCAGCTTCTCCTCGGTCATGGTGAAGCTAGCCAACGTGCCCCCCGACGTGGCCGGATTCTACCGCCTCTTCGTGGGCGGCCTCGGCATGCTGGCCATCCTCTGGAAGATGGGCAAGCTCAAGAACCTGACCCGTCACGTCTGGGTCTGGTCTCTGCTCTCGGCCCTCTTCTTTACGGCGGATTTCTATTGCTGGCACCGCGCCATCATCGCCACCGGGCCGGGAATTTCCACCATGCTCGCCAACTTTCAGGTCTTCGTGCTGGCGGCCGTGTCCATCGTCTTCCTCAAAGAGAAGGTGTCGCTCAAATTTCTCATCGCCATGCCCACGGCCATGCTCGGCCTGTACCTCATGGTCGGCGTCTCGTGGGATGCATTCACGCCGGAATTCAAGCTGGGTGTCGTCTACGGCCTGCTCACGGCGCTGGCCTATGCGCTCTATCTGCTCTCACTGAAATATTCCCTGTCCAAGGCGGACGCAGACCCGCTGGCCATGGCGTGTGCCGTGGCCCTGATCACCGGAGTCTGCCTCGGCGGTCTCTCCATCGCGCAAGGGGAATCCTTCATCATCCCGGACAACCAGTCACTGGCCGCGCTGGGCGCACTGGCCCTCATCTGCCATGCGGGCGGCTGGTATCTGATCACGCGCGGCATACAGGTGGTCCGCACCTCGCTGGTGGGACTCATCCTGCTGCTGCAGCCGACCCTTTCCTATGTCTGGGACATTCTCTTTTTCAACAAGCCCACCACCGCCGTCGAGTTAATCGGCGTCGGACTGGCCCTGACGGCCATCTATGTGGGCTCCCTCAAATCCGAGGAAACGACCTAACCGAAGTGGTCGCGGAGCACGCCCTCCAGCGTGGGGTGCATCCGGTTTTTGTAGCCGTAGCGCACACGCACCAACGGCTTCTCCACCGAGATCAGCCCGGCGATATCAATGGGCGTGGCTGACAGCACCACGTCGCAATCCGTGCCGTTGATGGTAGCCTCCAGATCGCGCACCTGCTGCTCGCTGTAGCCCATGGCCGGAAGCACATCCCCGATATCCGGATAGGTGTCGAAGGTCTCCTCCAACGAGCCCACAAGGTACGGCCTCGGGTCCACCATCTCCGCAGCCCCGAATCGCTGGGCCGCGATGACACCCGCGCCGAACTGCATCTCGCCGTGGGTCAGGGTCGGGCCGTCCTCCACCACCAGCACGCGCTTGCCCTTGATGGCCTGCGCATCGTCTACGGCCACTTCGGATTCCGCCTCGATGATCAATGCGTTGGGATTGGCCTTTTTGATATTCTTGCGCACGGTGTCCACATCTTCGGGCTTGGCGCTGTCCACCTTGTTGATGACCGCCACGTCGCACATGCGCATGTTGGTCTCGCCTGGATGGTAGGTCATCTCATGCCCGGCCCGGTGCGGGTCAAAGACCACCACGTTCAGGTCCGGCTTGTAGAATGGCGTATCATTGTTGCCGCCGTCCCACACGATGATATCCGCTTCCTTCTGCGCTTCTTCCAGGATCGCCCCGTAGTCCACACCCGCGTAGATCACCGCGCCCATTTCAATGACGGGTTCGTACTCTTCACGCTCCTCGATAGTGCAATTGTGGGCATCGAAATCTTCGTACTTCTCGAACCGCTGCACGGCCTGTTTGGCCAGATCGCCGTACGGCATGGGATGTCGAATCGTGACCACGCGCTTGCCCATGTCCTGCAGGACACGAACCACTTCGCGGCTGGTCTGGGACTTGCCGCAGCCTGTCCGCACCGCACACACCGAGACCACCGGCTTCTCCGATTCGATCATGGTGTACGGCGCCCCCACGATCATGAAATCCGCGCCCGCAGCCGTGGCGATGGACGCCTTGTGCATGACCTCCGTATGGGTGATGTCCGAATAGGAGAACACCACCAGGTCCACGCCGTTTTGCAGGATCAGCTCTTCCAGCAGGTCGTCCCCAAAGATGGGGATGCCTTTCGGATATGCCTCTCCGGCCAGCTCCGCCGGATATTTTCTTCCATCAATGTCCGGTATCTGTGTGGCCGTAAAGCAGACCACGTCATATCGTTCGTTGTCCCGGAAGTAGACGTTGAAGTTATGAAAATCACGCCCCGCAGCACCCATAATAATCACTTTTTCGGTCATCAGAGTCGCCTCCGGCGGCTGGGGGGAAGGGGAGAGGGAAAAACTTTGAAAAGAGTTCTCCCTCTCCCCTTCCCCCCAGACCCCCCATCCCCTCTCCTTTCCCAAACTTTTTATATGCGCCATGCGCGCGGGTGGGGAAGAACGGGAGTCCGCTTCGTTGGAAGTTGTGGCTTGCGTTTTGGCAAGTCGAGATTGAAAGAGCTTATTCGGTTTGTTGGTCAGTAAGGGACTTCAAAAATTCTGACAGAAACTACACTTTTCAGGCAATCGGGTCAAAAGGGAGAAAGATTTTTTTAAGACAAATATTATCGCTTAACAGGCGGCGCGGAGTTCCTGTGGCGAGGTGCCGGTCCACCGCTTGAATGCCCGGGAGAAGGAGCTGTATTCGGAGTAACCCAGCAGGAAGGCCACCTCGAGCAGTTCCAGCGTCTTATCCTTCAGATACTCATTGGCCATCTTGCTCCGCACATCATCGAGCACCTTGCGATAGGAGGTGCCGGCATCCTTCAGCTTGCGCTGGAGAGTTCGTGTGCTCATGTTCAGTTCGGAGGCGATGTTTTCATCAGAGTGTTCCTGTCCGCTGATCATGCGCGAAAGGGCGATCTCAACGTCGCTGACAATGCCGCCCTCAGCCATGTCTCTCAACTGCCGAGTGACGATTTTCTCATTGAGTTCGGCCATGAGTTCATTACTGGCGTCCAGTTTCCTGCCCACATCATCGGCAGAAAACGTCATGCAATTGCGCTGTGCGCCAAATGCCACGTCGCAGGAGAAATGCTCATTGAATTTGCTGGCGCATGGGGGTTGGGAACGGATGAGCTCCACCGAAACCGGAGCAAGACTGTTACCGAAGTTGATCCGGCACGCCTTCAGCATACCGGCAAAGAAACCCTCGATCTGAGGGACTGTCATCAGGGAGTCGGACAGAGTCACCGTGAGACCGGCGCCGGAGTCCTCCACAAGGAATTCGCTTCGTTCTGCCCACAACTTCGAGTACTTTTCCAGCCGCTCCAAGCCATCTTTCAAGGAGGATGTTGCGAGCCACAGATAGCCAAGAGCATGCCCATGCGAGGGGTGCCATGCCTCTGCCATTTTCAGCCCGAAACACGGGTCATCTATCTCCTCGGCGGCACGTTTCCAGATACCGTCCATCCTGCTCCGGAGAATCCTCTTCTCGGGGTCGGACAGATCAGCAGGGAAAACTCCCGCCTCCACGAAAAGGGGCTCTGGATCATGGCCACTCAATTCAATGGCTTTCCATAGAGTCTTGGCCTGAGAACTCTGGATGGTCGCTGACATTGTGATCCTCGCTTTTATCGACTGCCGAAGCGGCTGATTGAGGCCTCCGGGCACTCAGCGCGTCACGGCCTTTCTGCTCGGCTGTTAATATAACAGATTGGTCAGACGTTCAATTTCTATTGAGTTTTTCATGACATTATCCGCCGATTTGTCATTTTTCCTTCAAATTGGCGTTTCCTGACAACACCATGGCGCAACCTGTCATGACCAGAATTCATACATGTGTTTTTTTAGCTCCAAGAAAACGGGGGCGGTTTGACTGGATTCCCACACAGACCCCCATAACTATATTTGGAGTTAATCATGAGTGCATTTGCAGACCTCTGGAAGAAGGAAGACTACTGGGCCATATGGCTCGGCTTTCTGCTGCTCATCACCGGCTTTGTCCTCTTCGCAGGATTCAGCTCCCCGCCCAATCTGACCGAGCGGCTGGACGAGCTTAACGCCCGTATGGACACGGCCTCTTCCGAAGCTCCCTACAGGACCATCGAATACTATGATGCCGCCGAAGAAAAGGCTGGTATTCAGGCACGCCGTGAGCCCGTGGGCTCCATGATCACCGATCTGGTGACCACGCCCAAGTCATGGACCGTCAATCCTCTCGCGGGATTCTTCCGTTCCGATCAGGCCGAGATAGCTGACACCGAAACCCGCCAGCAGTACGAGCAGGCGGTGCAGAGTGAGACAAGCCTCCTCGCGGAAGC of the Pseudodesulfovibrio sp. zrk46 genome contains:
- the sfsA gene encoding DNA/RNA nuclease SfsA, whose protein sequence is MSRQECKLLFPGQCRRASFIRRYKRFTVEATALDGSNQGDLLLAHTNNTGSMLGLLRTGAPALLSPAANPKRKLKYTLEALELGGAMVGVNTLTPNRMLKLAWETGAMPEMAGYDHFKSEAKVGDSRLDAYLSGPEGELWVECKNVTMVEDDIACFPDAVTERGQKHLRELMALAETGARVALFFLVQRPDGHCFGPADVIDPVYAELFYEALDKGVEAWPYVAHVDAEGIRLGERLKVVRP
- a CDS encoding DMT family transporter produces the protein MTGFIFGAIIISFSSVMVKLANVPPDVAGFYRLFVGGLGMLAILWKMGKLKNLTRHVWVWSLLSALFFTADFYCWHRAIIATGPGISTMLANFQVFVLAAVSIVFLKEKVSLKFLIAMPTAMLGLYLMVGVSWDAFTPEFKLGVVYGLLTALAYALYLLSLKYSLSKADADPLAMACAVALITGVCLGGLSIAQGESFIIPDNQSLAALGALALICHAGGWYLITRGIQVVRTSLVGLILLLQPTLSYVWDILFFNKPTTAVELIGVGLALTAIYVGSLKSEETT
- a CDS encoding cyclic 2,3-diphosphoglycerate synthase, which translates into the protein MTEKVIIMGAAGRDFHNFNVYFRDNERYDVVCFTATQIPDIDGRKYPAELAGEAYPKGIPIFGDDLLEELILQNGVDLVVFSYSDITHTEVMHKASIATAAGADFMIVGAPYTMIESEKPVVSVCAVRTGCGKSQTSREVVRVLQDMGKRVVTIRHPMPYGDLAKQAVQRFEKYEDFDAHNCTIEEREEYEPVIEMGAVIYAGVDYGAILEEAQKEADIIVWDGGNNDTPFYKPDLNVVVFDPHRAGHEMTYHPGETNMRMCDVAVINKVDSAKPEDVDTVRKNIKKANPNALIIEAESEVAVDDAQAIKGKRVLVVEDGPTLTHGEMQFGAGVIAAQRFGAAEMVDPRPYLVGSLEETFDTYPDIGDVLPAMGYSEQQVRDLEATINGTDCDVVLSATPIDIAGLISVEKPLVRVRYGYKNRMHPTLEGVLRDHFG
- a CDS encoding HDOD domain-containing protein, with protein sequence MPKLPIEAIEPGMALAEDLTTSEGRMLLPRGAVVTEAHLRTCRVWGISEVSIQGDDAACDDCPTSFDELDPEVLDACKIMAAQRFVLNPLKHPVVQEMAKVYVLRQARDLDVEQANWMLAANPHDDTFNLTTPPPTREESFKLNDVVTQEAALASLPNIFFEISEALKNPRSSAAYVAEVISKDVALSAKLLKMVNSPFYGFSSKIDTLSRAVTIVGTNQLTNLALGVSVIAAFDDIPEEFFTLKEFWLHSVTCGIVARLLASKAGLQGDEKFFVAGLLHDIGRLIMLKNHPQASTDVLRPAKVGRRALVDVERTVWGCTHADIGGKLLKMWRLPAFLEVLIHHHHNPLQASMPAEASVIHLADFITHGLGIGASGASLVPEFDPRTWEMLKLDKDDLFMICRQAERQARDVMAAFFPGD
- a CDS encoding VOC family protein is translated as MPNYTGINHLAMATGDMDATIRFWRDLLGMRLVAGLGHPGYRHYFLEISEQDMIAFFEWPGVEPIEEKDHGVPVKGPAVFDHISFGVESDEDLWELKDKLEAADIWCSEVVDHGFIHSVYAFDPNNIPIEFSAPAKDVDVRKTPVMADTSPCAEALKGPEPRPGMWPEVTEPTPEAEREVYEGEGDVIRQAVLEKTRKD
- a CDS encoding AraC family transcriptional regulator, yielding MSATIQSSQAKTLWKAIELSGHDPEPLFVEAGVFPADLSDPEKRILRSRMDGIWKRAAEEIDDPCFGLKMAEAWHPSHGHALGYLWLATSSLKDGLERLEKYSKLWAERSEFLVEDSGAGLTVTLSDSLMTVPQIEGFFAGMLKACRINFGNSLAPVSVELIRSQPPCASKFNEHFSCDVAFGAQRNCMTFSADDVGRKLDASNELMAELNEKIVTRQLRDMAEGGIVSDVEIALSRMISGQEHSDENIASELNMSTRTLQRKLKDAGTSYRKVLDDVRSKMANEYLKDKTLELLEVAFLLGYSEYSSFSRAFKRWTGTSPQELRAAC